The following are from one region of the Paenibacillus sp. JZ16 genome:
- a CDS encoding copper amine oxidase, which translates to MKWKKVMACMLVLSLMGGSTLLFADSVNERVRVWLNGHELKDGGYLIDGKTYVPVREFDGAVDWNPANGQVQVIKPNVHIFLFKGDTVFGNVNKGKLKFNVFSQVDSLNTEIHSVKVAIEDPSGNIKDIQSEVVKDRKDNFWFRTYDFTYDFKTTGKYSVGFYVKVKADSDFVKIAEKVITTLN; encoded by the coding sequence ATGAAATGGAAAAAAGTGATGGCATGTATGCTAGTGCTCTCTTTAATGGGTGGCAGCACCCTTTTGTTTGCAGATTCCGTCAATGAACGTGTCCGTGTTTGGCTGAACGGTCATGAATTGAAGGATGGCGGATATTTAATTGATGGCAAAACGTATGTACCGGTTCGGGAATTTGATGGGGCTGTGGATTGGAATCCCGCGAATGGACAAGTTCAAGTCATCAAGCCGAACGTGCATATTTTTCTGTTTAAAGGAGATACTGTATTCGGCAACGTGAACAAGGGGAAGTTGAAATTCAATGTTTTTAGCCAGGTCGACAGCTTAAACACCGAAATTCATTCAGTGAAAGTAGCGATTGAGGATCCCTCGGGCAATATCAAGGATATTCAATCCGAGGTTGTGAAGGACCGTAAGGATAATTTTTGGTTCCGAACCTATGATTTCACGTACGATTTTAAAACAACAGGTAAGTATTCGGTTGGTTTTTACGTGAAAGTAAAAGCGGATTCGGATTTTGTGAAAATTGCCGAAAAGGTCATTACAACGCTCAATTGA
- a CDS encoding DUF1292 domain-containing protein, with the protein MSEHKHEHGDACGCGHDHDHDHEHEEFVLTLTDEEGKEVEMVLVETFDVGEKLYALLLERENPEADGVILRMEEENEEMVLYNIEDEEEWNEVEAVYNELVAAANQE; encoded by the coding sequence ATGAGTGAACACAAACATGAACACGGAGATGCTTGCGGCTGCGGTCACGATCATGACCACGACCACGAACACGAAGAGTTTGTGCTGACATTGACGGATGAAGAAGGAAAAGAAGTAGAGATGGTTCTTGTGGAGACATTTGATGTCGGCGAGAAACTTTACGCGCTTTTGCTTGAACGCGAAAATCCGGAAGCGGACGGCGTCATTCTACGTATGGAAGAAGAGAACGAGGAAATGGTTCTTTACAATATTGAGGACGAAGAAGAATGGAATGAAGTAGAGGCGGTTTACAACGAACTGGTCGCTGCTGCAAACCAGGAATAA
- a CDS encoding MBL fold metallo-hydrolase, producing the protein MTLKLQMLGTGSAFAKNYYNNNALIHDGNFTLLIDCGITAPLALHQLNKTFNDMDAVLITHIHADHVGGLEELAFIMKMKYNRKLPLYIAETLVEPIWEHTLKGGLYQQGHISSLHDVFDVHPLKPGVKTNISSGISVELIHTQHIPGKDSYSLYLNDRIFYSADMVFDPILLNQLVNERDCEVILHECQLQGPGEVHTTLDELLSLPQEIQERTYLMHYSDEVEAFIGKTGIMEFVEQQRVYEL; encoded by the coding sequence TTGACACTAAAATTGCAAATGCTTGGCACCGGCAGTGCGTTTGCCAAGAACTACTATAACAATAACGCACTGATCCATGACGGAAATTTCACACTTCTCATCGACTGCGGCATTACAGCTCCTCTAGCGCTTCATCAGCTGAATAAGACGTTTAACGATATGGATGCTGTGCTTATCACTCACATTCATGCTGACCATGTAGGCGGACTTGAGGAGCTGGCTTTTATTATGAAAATGAAATACAACCGTAAGCTCCCACTCTATATTGCCGAGACGCTGGTGGAACCGATATGGGAGCACACCCTCAAAGGCGGCTTATATCAACAGGGACATATCTCCTCCCTGCATGATGTATTTGACGTACACCCTCTGAAACCGGGAGTGAAGACCAATATTTCATCCGGCATCTCGGTAGAACTGATTCATACGCAGCATATTCCCGGCAAGGACAGCTATTCGCTTTATCTAAATGATCGGATTTTTTACAGTGCTGACATGGTATTCGACCCTATACTGCTCAACCAATTGGTGAATGAGCGGGATTGTGAAGTGATTCTGCATGAATGTCAGCTACAAGGTCCCGGCGAGGTTCATACGACACTGGATGAGCTGCTTAGCCTCCCACAAGAAATTCAGGAGCGCACCTATCTCATGCATTACAGCGATGAGGTCGAAGCT